A stretch of DNA from Streptomyces rubradiris:
ACTGGGAGAAGGCCGCGCGTTCGTTGTTGCGGTCAGAGGCCGCCACCGCGAGGACTCCCGGGTACGACGCCGGGTACGTCTTCTTCCGGTTGCCGCCCAGGCCGTCGTTGCCCGCCGAGGCGACCACGACGATGCCGGCCCCCAGGGCCTCGTTCACCGAGCGCTGGAGGTCGGGGTCCGGGGAGGCGGCGTTGGCCGTGTCCTGGGAGATGTTGATGACGTCGGCCTTGACCCGGATCGCGTGCCGGATCGCCTGGGCGAGGGTGGCGGCCGTGCCGTTGCCGTCCGCGTCGTTCTGCTTGATCGGGATGATGGTGGCCTCGGGGGCGAGGCCGACGAAGCCCGTGCCCTTCATGGGGCGGGCCGCGATGATGCCCGCCACCCGCGTGCCGTGCCCGACGGTGTCGGTGGTGCCCTTGTTGTTGCCGCGGTCGATGGGCTGGCCCTTCTTGTCCTTGGTGGGCAGGAAGTTGGCGCCCCGGGAGGCGTCGACGGCGTGGGCGAGCTGGGGGTTGGCCGTGTCCACGCCGGTGTCGATGACGGCGACCCTGACGTTCTCGCCCTTGGACTGGGTCCACAGCTCGTCCAGGTTGACGCGTTGCAGGGCCCACGGCGTGCCGGCGTACTTGTGGTTGGTCTTGTCGAACGTGCACTGGTCGGAGGCGGAGTCCGCCGTGGCCGCGGGCGCCGTCAGGAGGGTGGCGGCCACCGCCGCGGTCGCCGCCACGAGGGTCGTACGAGACAGGGGCGCACGAGACAGAGTCGTACGGGTCGGGGTCGTACGGGTGCGGAACGCAGACGTCATCGGCGTACCCCTCAGGAGCCCTGCGGCTGGCGGGCGGCCGCGGTCGACAGGCGGGGGCCGGTCGGCAGGAACTTGGACCAG
This window harbors:
- the mycP gene encoding type VII secretion-associated serine protease mycosin, which produces MTSAFRTRTTPTRTTLSRAPLSRTTLVAATAAVAATLLTAPAATADSASDQCTFDKTNHKYAGTPWALQRVNLDELWTQSKGENVRVAVIDTGVDTANPQLAHAVDASRGANFLPTKDKKGQPIDRGNNKGTTDTVGHGTRVAGIIAARPMKGTGFVGLAPEATIIPIKQNDADGNGTAATLAQAIRHAIRVKADVINISQDTANAASPDPDLQRSVNEALGAGIVVVASAGNDGLGGNRKKTYPASYPGVLAVAASDRNNERAAFSQSGDFVGVAAPGVDMISTVPKGGHCPDNGTSFSAPYVAGVAALIKAKHKDWTPRQIVAQIEQTAERSIAGHDPLVGWGVVDPVRALTEDDHPIESPHPDAGLTHAEAPTPAKLTLGETPRERTARIATYVAVAVAVLVAGLSGGAVAVRDARRRRRGLREGTSWTR